From Leptolyngbya sp. 'hensonii', the proteins below share one genomic window:
- a CDS encoding geranylgeranyl reductase family protein, producing MYDCIIVGAGPAGASAAYHLAKRGRSVLIVEKEALPRYKPCGGGVSPIVAQWFDFDFTPAISLKVSTIRYTWKMEDPVEAKLHTSEPVWMVRRDVFDHFLVQQAQKQGAELRQHTEVTGVEFKSDHWQVNTAQGPVEGRYLIAADGAKGPMAKWLGFKERKRRLAGALEAETPAQIENGHIAHFEFGLVKNGYIWNFPKADGYSIGVGTFRGGGEQQDFKGILNQYGTLFGVNVSTSKQYGHPLCLWDGDQKLHTQNALLAGEAACVVDPFTAEGIRPSMFTGVKAAAAIDQALGGDLNALEAYTHLIAAEWGSDMVWAQRLAGLFYRIPGIGYKIGVKRPTATQKMGKILCGELRYSEVAGSAIKRLSANLIPGMGG from the coding sequence ATGTACGACTGCATTATCGTGGGCGCGGGTCCTGCAGGTGCCAGTGCGGCTTACCATCTGGCCAAACGGGGACGTTCCGTTCTGATTGTGGAGAAGGAAGCCTTACCCCGCTATAAACCCTGTGGGGGTGGTGTTTCTCCGATCGTTGCCCAATGGTTTGACTTTGATTTCACTCCAGCTATTTCTTTGAAGGTGAGCACGATTCGCTATACCTGGAAAATGGAAGACCCCGTGGAGGCCAAACTTCATACCAGTGAGCCGGTGTGGATGGTGCGGCGAGATGTCTTTGACCACTTTCTGGTCCAGCAGGCCCAGAAACAGGGGGCTGAACTCCGACAGCACACGGAGGTGACTGGCGTCGAATTCAAGAGCGATCACTGGCAGGTGAATACGGCTCAGGGGCCTGTGGAGGGGCGCTATCTGATTGCGGCGGATGGAGCCAAGGGACCGATGGCTAAGTGGTTGGGCTTTAAGGAGCGGAAGCGTCGCCTGGCCGGGGCTCTGGAAGCAGAAACCCCAGCTCAAATTGAGAATGGGCATATCGCCCACTTTGAATTTGGTCTGGTTAAAAACGGTTATATCTGGAATTTCCCCAAGGCGGATGGGTACTCGATCGGCGTTGGGACCTTTCGAGGTGGGGGCGAGCAGCAAGACTTCAAGGGTATTCTCAATCAGTACGGCACCCTGTTTGGGGTCAATGTGTCAACCAGCAAGCAATATGGCCACCCGCTTTGTCTTTGGGATGGCGATCAAAAACTCCATACCCAGAATGCGCTTCTGGCTGGAGAGGCGGCCTGTGTGGTTGATCCATTCACAGCAGAGGGCATTCGGCCTTCCATGTTTACCGGTGTGAAGGCAGCCGCTGCGATCGACCAGGCCCTGGGGGGCGATCTGAATGCCTTGGAAGCCTATACCCACCTGATTGCAGCAGAATGGGGGAGCGATATGGTTTGGGCTCAACGATTGGCAGGGCTGTTTTATCGGATTCCTGGTATTGGTTACAAGATTGGGGTCAAACGTCCCACAGCTACCCAGAAGATGGGCAAAATCCTCTGTGGAGAACTCCGATACAGCGAAGTTGCAGGCAGTGCCATCAAACGCCTGAGCGCTAACCTGATTCCAGGCATGGGGGGATAA